A region of Saccharomyces kudriavzevii IFO 1802 strain IFO1802 genome assembly, chromosome: 14 DNA encodes the following proteins:
- the SMM1 gene encoding tRNA-dihydrouridine(20) synthase (NAD(+)) (similar to Saccharomyces cerevisiae SMM1 (YNR015W); ancestral locus Anc_6.310): MVTYAGKLVLAPMVRAGELPTRLMALAHGADLVWSPEIVDKKLLQCTRRENTTLQTVDYVVPSKAQARPETLVFRTYPKLESSRLIFQIGSASPALAIQAALKVINDVNGIDINAGCPKHFSIHSGMGSALLRTPDTLCLILQELVKNVGKPHGKPISVKIRLLDTEQDTLQLVTRLCATGIANLTVHCRKTEMRNREQPITDYIAEIYEICRANNVSLIVNGAIHDRSHFHDLQTNHWGNSSIGGMIAECAERNPTVFDHTAHVPEQVLPWVAACREFIQWATRFDNHIGNTKYMLSRIVPGKSRFFQYFARCKSPGEIEYVLKQLNDDGDAQTDPSEYLEKCRAQEKTSKNAKRKKKQPDSLGGDVKKQKVVPLPADA, translated from the coding sequence ATGGTCACGTACGCCGGTAAACTGGTCCTGGCGCCAATGGTGAGAGCTGGCGAACTTCCCACCAGACTGATGGCGCTCGCTCACGGCGCAGACCTCGTCTGGTCTCCGGAAATCGTCGACAAAAAACTACTTCAGTGCACTAGAAGGGAAAACACCACCTTGCAAACTGTCGACTACGTCGTGCCCTCCAAGGCCCAGGCAAGGCCCGAGACTCTCGTCTTCAGAACATACCCGAAACTGGAATCCTCACGGCTAATCTTCCAAATCGGCTCTGCCTCTCCGGCCCTCGCCATCCAGGCCGCTTTGAAAGTGATCAACGACGTCAACGGCATAGACATCAACGCAGGCTGCCCCAAACACTTCTCTATCCACTCCGGCATGGGATCTGCCCTCTTGCGCACCCCGGACACGCTGTGCCTCATCTTGCAAGAGCTGGTCAAGAACGTGGGCAAGCCCCACGGCAAACCCATCAGCGTGAAAATAAGACTCTTGGACACTGAACAAGACACTCTGCAGCTCGTCACACGCCTGTGTGCCACGGGCATCGCCAACCTCACAGTGCACTGCCGGAAAACAGAAATGAGAAACAGAGAGCAGCCCATCACGGATTACATCGCAGAGATCTACGAAATATGCCGCGCAAACAATGTGTCGTTGATCGTGAACGGCGCTATCCACGACCGTTCTCATTTCCATGACTTGCAAACCAACCATTGGGGCAACTCGAGCATCGGTGGCATGATTGCAGAGTGTGCAGAACGAAACCCCACTGTCTTTGACCACACCGCGCATGTTCCGGAACAAGTCCTGCCTTGGGTCGCCGCTTGCCGCGAGTTCATTCAATGGGCAACAAGGTTCGACAACCACATCGGCAACACAAAATACATGCTAAGCAGGATCGTGCCTGGGAAATCGAGGTTTTTCCAGTACTTTGCCCGCTGCAAGTCCCCAGGAGAAATCGAGTATGTGCTTAAGCAATTGAACGATGATGGCGACGCGCAGACAGATCCCTCAGAGTACCTGGAGAAGTGCAGAGCTCAAGAGAAGACCTCAAAGAACGCCAAacggaagaagaagcaacCGGACTCTCTGGGCGGCGACgtcaaaaagcaaaaggTCGTGCCCCTTCCCGCAGATGCATAA